The following DNA comes from Phocoena sinus isolate mPhoSin1 chromosome 7, mPhoSin1.pri, whole genome shotgun sequence.
CTCCTCTCGAGATACCTGCATGGTTCAGCTCTTCCTGTGGTTGGgatttctgctcaaatgtcacctcctcggacagggcttccctgactCCAATGCTAGATGATTctcctgtccctctctctctctctctagtccCCACAGGGCCCATGACCACCTGACAGCGTATTTCCATTTGTGGATCTATTGTCTGTCTCCCTACATCTCCCTAGGTGTGTGAGCACAGACATTGCCTGTTCTGTTCCCTTCTGTCCCCTCACGTGGCCATAGCAGAGGCACAGTAAATACTGTTCATTAACCACCTGGGACCCCGTGGCCCTTCTCTTCACTGAAATACCATCACCAGCTCGAAGCCCACGGCCCCTTTCCCAGGGGTGAGGGGTTTGTCTAAGTTCCCTGGATCCCAGGAGGCAGGGGACGCATCCTTGTCCAGGCCTCAGGGGCTTCTGTAACTTACCACCGAATTCCGATGACTCTCTGGTGGGTCCCCCTGCCCAGCCTATCTCCCCAACTCCACACTCAGCCGCCCACCCAAGGATCCACTTAGAGTCTAGCAGTGGTCTTGAACTTAGCAGGCTCCTAACCCAATGCCTGAGCCTTCCCTGCCGACCTGCTCTGCCACACAGTGACTCTACTTTTCCAGCCGGTCAGGCCGAAGACTGGGAGTCATTCttgacttccttctttctctcacaccccacAACCATCCCTCAGGAAGCCCGACCTCAGGTTGGATCCAGGATCCAGCGGCTCCTTCACGTCTCCAGTGCATCCCAGCTCCCCTTCGTCATCAGTCTCCTCTCTTCCACCCCTGCTAGCCTACAGACCAGCTCCACGGAGCAGCAGGCGTGAGTCCTTGAAGCACATGTCAGCCCAGAATAGGCACATCCACACAGACAGAAGGCAGACTAGCAGTCGCCTAGGGCTGGAGGGTTGGGGCGAGATGGGCCGTGACTACTAATGAGTATAGGGTTTCTCTCTGGGgtgataaaaataatctaaaattgatggtggtgatggatgcacaacttcgtgaatacactaaaaaccactggattgttttttcaaaGCAGAGAAACATCTTTTTAACATGCAGACAGTCACAtcatgtccctcctctgctcaggaCTCTCAGTGGTTCTAAGTCAAGTCAAAGCCAAGGTCCTTTTGATGACCTGCTAGGGTCTCCTGTTACCCACCTGACCTTTTCCTACAGCCCTGCCCTCCTTCACTCCACTGGGGCTACAGTGGCGTCCTCGATGCCATGCGCATTCCCACGGCAGAgcctttgcccttgctgttcACCCTGCCTGGAACATTCCTTGACCACATATCCAATGGCTCAGACCTCAGTTCCTTCAGGTCTtgattcaaatgtcacctttccaGGGAGGCCCCCTTGGCCATGCCAGCTCATCTAAAATGTCACCCCTgacactccccattccccttccctgctttattttcttcttcttagaaCTTATCACAATCTGCGTCCTATGTATTTTACTTGCTTGTATTTATCATCTGCCTCCCCCACTGGCATGTAAGCTCCAAAAGGGCAggcattttgtctgttttgtccaTGAGAGTATCTTCAGCACATAGAACAGGTCTGGCTCCGAGTGCCTGTGGAATGACCGAATGATGGACGGGAtgatgggggcagggcaggggtctGTGAAACAAGGGctctcccagcctcagggagCAGCCTGGGGCTGGGCAGTCTGCCTGGAGcctcctggcttctccctccaGCCTGCTTTGATTCCCAGAGATGGCCTTGAGTGGGCAAGGCCCCTGCACTCACTTAGGGCCTGAATCATGGGATTCTTTGCTGACCAAACCACAGGACTCAGCTGAGAGTCTGGTGGGAGGAGTCCCCGGGGGCCTTTTGGGGTTGGTTCCTGGGCCCCCGGGCCTCTCGCAGCCTATTTAGCAGCCAGTAGACAGCTCTGTGATTCAGTCTGAATCACAGCTATGCAGGCTCCCCTGGGGGTCAGGGCAGGTGTCGGTCAAGTGGGAGAGACCAGGCAGGCGGGCAGACTGAGGCACGTGGAGACCAagggagagacacacagagaaactgAGTCAGACCAAGGAAGATCTTTGCATGGTgtcataatttctttaaaaataaattatggcaaagaaactgagacactgaGAGACTGAGGGGGAACGCAGAGACAAAACATGCACTTTGGACCCTTGAGGTGAATGTGATGGTGGGAGGATGAAGATGCCAGATGCTGAGAGAGGCTGAGGGGAGAGACAGGAGACTGACACACCAGCACTGGGGATACTGGCTGATGGGGCAGCTTTTAGGCCCAATGGTTCTGGAGTCAGTTGTAGGGTCTGGATCTCAGCTCCTCTACTAACTAGCTGATGTTGGGTGAGTTAGGTGGGTCTTTGAGCCTTAGCCGCCTAATTTATAAAGTGGGGGTTCTTGGAGGACCGATCTCCTGAGATTGTTACCAGGaagcacctggaacagtgccagggacatagtaagtgctcagtgatgACAGTTATGATTACTGTAACCAAGAGGATGAAAAAGCGAACGTACAATAGGGAACAGGAAAATAAGAGGCAAAGAGGGAGACGGAGAGAGATAGTGGGGCAGGAGTGTGGTGGGAGAGGGATGCTGTGTGGACGGAAAAGAGAGAGGGGAGCCCAGAAGAGGCAGCAGAAAGGCGCAAAGGTGagtgtgggagggaagggagggatgggacGCATAGACCTCTCCTGGGGCTACTGAGGCAGGCCAGCGAGGGAGGGGGCTggcaaaggggaggggaggggaggggggcaggaacACCCTAAGGGTGGGAACAATTTCCTGTATGTACAACATGCCAAAGCTGTGCCCGCACAGGGCCTGGTGCAACGCTTGCTGGCATGACTGTGAATGTGAGCCTCCTGCCCCCCTGGCCTCCTGGCTCCCATGCCCTGTGGCACTGGTGGTTGCCTAGGTTACCTGTTGAGCTGTTCCTGCAGTGCCTTCAGCTCCCCTTCCTGCTCCTTCAGCAGCCGTTCCTGGTGCTGGGCCTGCTCCATGGTTTTCTGGAGCCCATGTCTGAGActctgagggcagggagagggtaaAAGGAGGGGAAACGGAAGCTGAAGGAGGAGGGCAGAGACCCCAGCCCGGGGTCTGACCTGACAAACACCCCCGTGAGACCCCAGGCCATGTGAAACAGCCCTTGGGTGGAGAGCAGGACTGGGGACAGCGCTGGGAGCTGTGGTGCTTGGCTCTGCCCCTGGGTGAGCCTGGAGCCACCATTTCTTCCTTCGCTAAAGGACGGAAGTTACAGACCTCAAGGATCTGGAAGACTCAGGCTAGGGAGGATGCTGAAGGAAGCCTTGAAAACAATTTGGGTGACCTTGAAGAGAAACATCTACAGGAGCAATTAGGTAGGGCCTGCAATAGCAGAGCCTAGATATTGGGAAGAAACCTGCCAATAATGAGGGCTATGGCACTTGAGGACAAGCAACTGCCCCGAAGAACTGTTGGGAAGGGATTACGAACTCAGATGCCTACAGGGGCTGGGCAGGATGAACAAAGTGGGCCTGGTGTGAGGCAACAGGGAGAGGTGGGTATTGTGGTAAACTGAAGAACGCGTGTTCTTCATGTGATGAACTGGAGAACTTCCAAGAGGCATCCTCAGATCATAATGATCCTGTGTGGCCCAATGCAAATTGGTCTGTGGGCTGGAATGGCCCTGGGCCATCCTTGAAGACACCCACCTGTGGGCTAGGTTAGAGATGGGGAGCAGAGACAGGTACAGAGCTCAACTGCTCTCACCTTGACCACATCCTGCAAGGCCATCTCTGCTTGTTCCTCTCTCGTGGTTGCATGGGTCACTCCTATTTGCTCTTGGGGCTTCTCCGTGGTGGAGCCTTCCTTTGTTTCCAGGCCCTGAAGGACCCAGAACTCCCTGGGGATGCTGGGCACTTTCCCGCCCTGACGGCTCCCTGACACTGCATCCCTTATCATCTCTTTGGGGCTGGAGGCCAGCAGCCTATGGATATGActcctctctgcttccccttCATAAGTCCCATCTATTGTTCTCTGGCCCTCTGCACTCAGCAAAACCCCCCTGCCCTCAGTATCTGTCCCTATCACCTCCTTCAGAGTCCCTTTGGTCCCCTTGCCCTGTCCCTGGATGCTAGGTGTTGAGTTCTCCAGGCACATCCCCgtccttggagctcctttctcCTGGTTTTGCTGAAGCTCCTCCCCCTCTAGTTCCCACGTGCTCTGGGGAGGCCCAAGCCTCCCGggatcttctttcttcttttccaaaaagaGGGGCTGATGCTTGTGTTGCTGGGACCTGGGGAGTCCGGCCAACCTGTCTTCCCTGGGTGCATCTCGCAGAGAACTGGCCTGCCTGGTATGTGGCTCCTCTGGGTGCCCTCCTGTGGGGTCTCCATATGTGGGTGAGATCTGCAGAGAAGCCACAAACCCGTCATCCCTCTCAGCACCAATCCACCAACCTGGTgcctgggagaggccacagccctAATCCAGTGGGTTTGCTAAATATATGGATTTCTGGTCCTCCCACTGGAAATACTGATTCAGCAGATCTGGggtagggcccaggaatctgaatGTTGAAAAACACCCCAGGTGACCTGAGGCCCAGGCTTTGATCTGAGCAGAGTGCTTCCCGATGccctttccttcctcacctcttgcTGGAATCCTTCTCCCTCCTTTACCTCCATCTTCTGCATCGATCTGATTTCCCCTTAGTTCTTCCCACCACTCTCCTCTGATCTTCCCCCCTGAActtgacttctctgtgtctccattttctggtctgtaaaatgggaataatgatactTCCTTATAGGGTTGTGGTGAAAGCTTAAATAGACCGACAGCCCCTAAAAGTCACCTCTGTCAAGAAGCCTCCTCTGTTCTCCCACGTTCCTGGGCGTGTCTGGTCGCTACACTTAACTTGTGTTGCGGTGTGTTCCTTTAGGGTCTGTCTCCCCAGCAGACCTGGAACTCCTTTAGGTCAGAGACTGAGTCACAGCATCTGCACCTGGGGCCTGGAAGCTGGCGGGGGTGCAAAGCAAGCTTGTGGAAAGATGATAACCACAGGCTACCGCTTACTGGCCACGGAGCAGGAGTCTTGCTCTGTGCAGCACCTGGGCTGTCTCAGTGCGACCTCACGATCCCCCCGTGAGGCAGGACAAGTTATGCGCCCAAGGACCCTGGTTAGTAAGGCATGGAGCTGGGATATCAACCAGGCAATCTGGCTCTTCAATCGCTCCCTGAATTGAACTGGGATGTTTGCAAATTGTCCAGCAGAGGTTGTCTCCCTGGGCTGTTTCCTGGAAGCTTCTGGTCGCCCTCCCCAGCTTTCCCTCCTCCCAGGGGCCCCAGTGGCGCTGCAGGTGCTGCCAGtggttcccttctctccctgaTATCCTCACCACCTTATGAATACGAGCCTTGGCTTCTGTGGCTCCCTAGCCCCAGGTCCACATGttggcctctccctctctgtccagCTGGGTCAGGGCTCAGTTACTTCTCAACCTGGGGGTCCCAACAGAGATAGAGAAGAGGCAACTAGGCTGAAGGTTGGGAAGAGGCACCTCCTTAGGGGAATCTTTGATCTTTCTGGGTCTTCTTCCCTGGGTCCAGTTGGAATTGGAGCAGCGGGACCTGAAAGTGAAAGAAGCGGGGGGACCCTGGACCTCTCTCCAGCAGTGGTCTTGGTCCTCAGATGCAGGATACCCCATCTTTCCAACCAcccattcatcccaccacccatCCCACTTTCCTGCCCTTCCACCCTCATGCATGCATCCTTCTCTCCATCCACCCACACATCCTAccctccatccatccttccattccAACATCTCAACGTCCATTCATCCTTCTGACCGTCCACCCCAACCACCCAACAACTCTTTAATGAGTGTGTTTTCTGTGCAGCATCATGGGACATCCTAAGATGGCACTGGGAAAACAGAAGGCTAGGGAGGTGGAGAATCGGGAGTCAGGGAgtaagaagagagggaggaaaagatggGGCTGGGGGTTGAGGGCTTGGGGTTAGTTTGGGGGGGTGGTAGTAAAGGGAGCAGGCATTGAAAAGAAGCTTTCCTCCACGTTGCCCCCACTCACTCTGAGAACATGGGCCAGGCTCCATCCAAGTCTGGCCGTTGCAGGTCCAAGTCGAAGGTCACCTCGTTGAGAGCATAGAGGGAGTCCAGGATGTCTTCCTGGAGTTCAGGGCACAGCAGAGGGCTCCGGGGGCCATACCACTTCCTGTGTTAACAGGGAGCAGCACCCTTGGCCTTTGGCTCTGGTGCTATTGCCACCCCCAACCTCAGAGAATCTGCCTCCACAGCACACCATAGTGGGATGGTTCCCCAGACAGGGTGGTCCATGGGGACCAGGAGGCCGAGCACCCTGATGCTACCAGGACTGGGGCTCTAACCTCCCCTTCGCCCTTTCTTCCTTGGCTTTCCCTTTATGACCCTTATTTTAGTCatctttttttggtgtgtgtggtacgcaggcctctcactgctgtggcctctcccgctgcagagcacaggctccggacgcgcaggctcagcggccatggctcacgggcccagccgctctgcggcatgtgggatcctcctggacctgggtacgaacccgtgtcccttgcaacggcaggcggactctcaaccactgcgccaccagggaagccctattttagtCATCTTTGATATCAAACCACCCTTCTAGGGGTAAAGAGGAATCTTCCCGAGGGAGGGCCACGGGCTCGAATGGTATAAGTAGCCCCACCTGGTTAGCTCTGGGTTCAGGAGGCAGAGCTGCAGGGACTCGGCCAGCTGTCCGTGGGCGAGACAGAAGCGGATGAAGGCTCGGCCTTTTCCCAGCGGGGTCTTCAACTGCACAGCACACAGGGGACAAGCGGGGTGATGGTGGTATTAGGACAGAGGGAACGCAGCCAGCACAGAGGGAGAAAAGCTAGAATGAGTGGTGCATGAGAAAGGGTGTCCTGGGACTTGAGGCTGTGGGAGGAAAGGGGGTGACCGGAAGGGTGTGAGGGCAGGGCTAACGACAGGTGAGGACCAGGTGAGGGGGGCTATGGTCAGTGGAGCTGGGATGGGTGAGAAAGGAGCCTCGGGCAGGCCAGTGTCCCCTCCGGCCACCAAGCCATCCTTGtcaaggacctaggggcaggacccCATGACACCGAGGCCAGCCCCCCTGCCACCTGGCCCTGGATACCTTTTCCTGTGAGTGGACAAAGTGGACTGGCTCCATGTCCCCCCGCTGCCGCCACAGGGCTGTGCAGAGGAAGTCCCAGTAATCCTTCCGAGGCCTCAGGAAGCTCTTCTGCTCTTTCTGGTCAAACTGAGAGCGAgatgagggaaaggaaagggtgGAAATGTTCCCTCCCAGAACAGTCTGTGTTCCAGCACACTGAGCACTATAGTGGAAAGGGCTCGTGCAGACCCGCCCACTTCAGGTCCCAGTCTGCccctgctggctgtgtgaccagGAGCAAGCTGCTTGACCTCTTTGAGCGTTCAgtgttctcattcattcattcattccagaaatacttactgagcacttactatgtgctgggccctGTTTTAAGCcctggggatacagcaatgaacaaacgGGATAAGCAAAACATATAGCATGTTGGATTGTGCTGActgataaggagaaaaataaagcggGGAAAGTGAGTGGAAAGCGCAcggtgtgtgcatgcatgtgtgagatgtgtgtggggtgtgtgagtgtgtggtgtgtatgtgtggtgtgtgtgttaaAAAATGTAGATTAAGGTTTCTAGAGAAAGCCTCACTGAGGAGGCTCTATTCAAGTCCAGATCTGAAGGAAACGAGAAAGGGTTCCATCCAAATTTCTGGGTgaagagctttccaggcagagggaatagcaagtgcaaaggccctgaggtaggtgCTTTTCTGCCGTGCTTTAGGAAGatcaaggaggccagtgtgactggagtgCAGCACATGAGGGGCAGACTGGCAGGAGACCACACAGGCACACAacatataccacacacacacacctcacacacatgcacactcacgcCACACACGTACATGCACATTGTCAGAGAAGTAggaagagtatgtgtgtgtgggggggggatggGCTGGTCATCAAGCACCTCAGTGGGTTAGAAGGAAAATTACACAAGATGGGCACGTAAAGCGCTTAGCTGGGCACATAATACGTGCTCAATAAAAGCTAGTGATAGTGATGACTGGGGCTCTAACCAGAAGCGAGGAAGGCCAGCCCGAGGACACCTGTGCCTCTGAAACTTTTGTCTTTAGACAGCCCCACCTAACCCAGCCCCCACTAACCCTGCCCCAGCCTTGTCCCACCTCACTTCCCAGGCTACAGTGACAGCCTCCAAGGGTGAGGTTAGATGTCAGGAAGGGTTTGCCGATTGACAGAGATGAGGTAGTGCGTGGTAATGAAGAGAGGCAGTGGCTCTTCCCTCAGGATCTGGGAAAGCCCATTCGGTTATTGGTTATTGGGACCTGGAGAGATGggagagtgggggggaggggagggccctaCCTGCAGCAGTTGCTCCAGGCAGCCACAGAGTCTGTGCAGTTCAGCACTGGTGTCTGTCACCGGCTGCTGCCCACCCCCATAGCCCTGGAGGATGGCAGAGATGACAGCTGTGGGGAGGATGGTGGACATCAGACCTCAGACGGTGAGGGCTCTGAAGGAAAGGCTCTCAAgacccctcacctctcccccAGTTTGGCCCCAGAAACTCTCTCAGCACACACTCAcccttcaggtcactggtcatcTTGAAGATAGCCCCTTCTTCTGCCATGAGTATTTGAAAATGACGTGATTCCTTGTGGGTCTAGAGGCCAAGAACAAGCTTCTGGCTTCAGCTGTCCAGCTCTCTCCTTATACAAAGGAAGAATCACAGCCAAGAGAAACAATGTGACGTCTCTAGGGTCACACAGCGAGTTCACTGGTAGGAGAAGACCCAGCTCTTTCTTGTAAGGCAGGGCGGGAGGATGATGGTGTGTTCCCCACCTATGGAGCCATtcctgggtgccaggccctgtgtccTGTGCCTGACATCCTTGTATTATTCAGTCCCCATAATAACCCTGGGAGGTTATTGACTCCATTTTATACCGAGAGAGGGGGGCTTAGAGAGGGTAAGTGTTTTTTCCAATGTCACAAAGTTCTAAGTGGTGAAGCTAGAATTGGAACTCAGGTCCCTGTGCCTGCAGGGCTCATGCTCTCAACCCCGACTGGCTGTGAGCAGCCCTGCTAGTGCTCATGAGTGTAAGCCATGTGGACGCTGGGCTGAGGGGCTGTCACTCCCTCCCCCACAAGGGGCCTTGCCAGAGCAGTCATCAGCCCTGGGACACACATTCATCCTTTCCTGGGCCCCAGCTGCATGGAAAATGTGTGTTTCCTgaggaaaaggaggcagaagCAAGGCGAGGCCCCAGAGTCGGGCCTGAGCCAGAATGCTGGGGGTGTGTAGGGAACAGGATTTTAATCGCACTGCTCTCTCCCCAGTGAATCTCAGCCTGTTCCCCCCACAGTGGGTCCCGGGGCTCAGAGAGGAATACTGTGGCCCTGGAGGGCCCGTGGGCTTGTTCTGAGAGCCGGAAGTAAAGACAGGCATGGAGTGGGAGACCCAGGTGTCCTGCCTCCCATGCTGTGGTGCCTGGAATTTGGGAGTGAGTGGGAGTGAAGGAGTGCTAGGAcacagaggaggggaagggagaaggaaaggaaggtaaacgagggagggtgggtggggaatGGCATTCAGGGAGCACAGTGCTGGGAGTCAAGAGACCTGGTTCTCCATCCTGGCCCTGCTGCTGGCTCATTGTGTGACCTGGGGCACATCCTTCGCCTTTCTCGGGCCTggatttccccatctgtagaccAAGGGGTTGGACTGAGGGTCTCTACTGCTCTTTTTAGCTCAGATGATCTATGAACTCCACAGACACCTAGATGGacctcctccccttcttcacCTCTACCCAGGATTCCTCTGTCCTTGCTCCTGGCCACCCCCAGACCCAGGGGTCTCCTTGCTACTCACCTGGGAAGGCCTGGCTGGTTGGGGCATGGAAAGTAGAGCACTGCTCTGCACAGCCTTCTCCAGAGTTTGCTGCCTGGGAAGTGACTCACGCCCAGTCCAGCAGCCTGGAGGACGGGGAAATCTTGCTCAGAGCAGAAGTGGAAGACTGTGGGGCAGAAGTGGCAGAGGTGGGCTGGAGGGCACCGGGGCAGAATGGTGAGATGGGAGATGGTTCCTCTTAGGCAGACCTGGGATGTGTTCGCTTGTTGGCCAAACACAGACTGGGACCCAGACTCACCGAGGAGGTAGTGGGAATTGTGGCTCTGCGAGTTCTCTCCCCTTCTCATCACGGTCACTTGCTCTTGTCTTTCTTCCTTATCGCCACCAGGTGGCACAAAGAGGCTATGAGGCTGCCCCACCTTTACTGTCACTTGGTTGGAGTGCGGTGCAGGTGTGGAGGGGAGGACAAGGGTCCCACCTCATGTCTCCCTCCTCCGCCCCATCTCTTCTGAGGGGTCCCGGTGAGTGCTGATCACCAGTGCCATCCCCCCAGTTCTGGGGCTCACCGCTGAAAGTGAAAGCACTGGTGAGATGCTCTGTCCAGGAAGGGGCCGGGTGGCTTGCCCAGGCGGACTGTGGCCCTCCCATCCTGGCTGTGCTTTGTCTCCTTGAGGCTGGGGTCTTTCCACTGTTGGTTCCCAGGGGCTAGCACTGGGGGCAGAGAACAGAGGAGCAGGCATCTGCGAGGACTACCCGTTTCACAACCCCCCAGGAACCGCATGTAAACACTGGAGCACGAGGCACCCAAGCCTGGCTCTGTCCTACCACGGGGACTGCCTGCCcgtctgtctctccttctctggGACTTGGTCTCCCGCGTGCAGAGGCTGCGTCCCCCCTCTCTGTGCCCCGTGTCCCCGTCTCTCCCTCATTATCTCTCCTTAtctgcttcctgcctctcccgTCGCGTCCGCTGGCgcgctctctctctttctgccggTCCGCCGCCCCGGTCGGTCCCGAGACCCCGCGCCGCCCCTCCCCGCGCCACCGCGCCCTCGGGTCTCCCTCCTCACTGGCTGCGTCCGCGCCCGTGTCACCGCCCCTTGGCGGGCTCCGTGCTCCCCCGCTTCCTGGAGCCGAGGGCCAAGGAGGCTCCGGGAGGGGACGGGCTGGGGGTGTCGCCGTCCCCCTCCCGACGTCGCAGGCTCCCTAGGCCGAGCGGACGCCAGGGCGAGGGGCTGGCTGGCGCCCCGGCCGGATGGGTTGCACCGTGAGCTTGGTGTGCTGCGAGGCGCTGGAGCCCGggcctccctgcagcccccagcccccgcgGAGCCCCCCGGCCCCCGCGCCGCCCAAGTGTCGGGAGCCCCGGGGCTCGGGCCGGGCAGAGAGCAGGCGGCTATTGCTTCAGGTAGGGCGCCGCGCGGGGTGGGTGGCGGGCAGAGCCCGGCTCACCTGAGAGGTAAAGAGCCCCGCTGGGAAAGCACCGGACAGCGGTCGGGGGCCTCTGGAGCCAAGACCAGGTGAAGGGGCAGCAAGTTAGGCCGAGGTCTCACCTGGCTGTCTTGTGCCCTTGGGAGAAGGGTGATGTAGGACCTGACTCTTAAAAGTACAAATAGTTCAGGTGAGGTTTTAGGAGCCACCcaagaggggcagggctgggcttgcTGGGAAAGGCACTGAAAGAGTGAATTTCCCCCGACCTGGTCCAGGAGTTGACTGTGTGTCCCACAGGTAGCTGGGGCTATTGCTTCTGACCAGGGCTCTgtagccaggagggaggggacctTCTGAGTCAAGGAGGGCCCCATTAGAGCCAGGACTGACCTGAagctggtgggggaactagaccCTCACCGCTGCATTCTCTGTTCTGGGTAAGTCTTGGAGCCTTGCGAGTAGAAAGCTGATGCAAAGGGGTGGGAATAAGCCGGTGCAAGGAGGCAGGTGTTTGTTCTGGATGAGGCACCTGTCTGTGAACCAGCAGACCTGGTTTATGTGTGGGCATTGGATTTCTCCAAGGAGGAGGAGTGGGGGGGATATTTGGGGTTACCAGGGACTAGACAACACTGCTCTAGGCTCCCTGCGTAATCCCAACCTACCTTTCTGTTTGGGGGCTGTGAAGGCTGCAGCCTCCTAAGATTTGTTTGCTGTGTGGGGTTTGGATTATGCTGGAGTCTTACCTCCCTCCCCCTGGGGCTCACAGAGTTTGGGCAACTCAAAATGTATGGTGTGGCCACAGCCCCTTCCCCTTATCCCCCTTCCCCGTGGCAGCCAGTGAAAccaagtgtgtgcgtgtgtgcgtgtgtgcgtgggcgtgcacacacgtgtgtgagtgtgtgtgtgtgtgtgcacgcgtgcacCAAAGTGACCCCCTCCACCCCACTTGACTGGGTGTCCCTCCAGGTCATAGATTTGGCATATTCGTGGTTGTGCCCCACAGTGCCAGGCATAGGGCTACACTTATAAAGCGAACTCTGTCCTTCCCAAGCTCTAGCTCCGGTCCTCACCACAATGACGGACCACGGTGAGGGACAGGCTTGGTGGGGTGTAGTTGTTGACTGAGTCCTCACAGTGGCTGGTGGCCCAGAGATGATCCTGTTGGAGGCTTGAGCTTAGCTTTGGGCCCTGGGGGAAGGGTGAGGCCCTGGGTGTGTCAGCTGGGCATCCCAGACTACCGCCTCTTGGTCCCGGCAAAGGGACAGAGAGTGAAGGTGACATGGCAGAACTCTCAGACTTTAGGGCCGTCCCCAGGGGTCATCAGGACTCCTCACCTGCCTCAGAGCCTCATGAACCCTCCTCTGACCTTGAAAGGTTTCAGGGGGAGGTGAGTTCACAGTCTCCCTCCCTTATCTGTTCCTATCTCAGACCCTTCCTGACTTTACTCTCTGTTGGGGGATCTCTGGACTCCCCATCTCCCTACCTTCTCCGCGCTGCATGCGGCCAGCAGTGGGGTGGGTGCCAGGGG
Coding sequences within:
- the RUFY4 gene encoding RUN and FYVE domain-containing protein 4 isoform X2; the protein is MAEEGAIFKMTSDLKAVISAILQGYGGGQQPVTDTSAELHRLCGCLEQLLQFDQKEQKSFLRPRKDYWDFLCTALWRQRGDMEPVHFVHSQEKLKTPLGKGRAFIRFCLAHGQLAESLQLCLLNPELTRKWYGPRSPLLCPELQEDILDSLYALNEVTFDLDLQRPDLDGAWPMFSESRCSNSNWTQGRRPRKIKDSPKEISPTYGDPTGGHPEEPHTRQASSLRDAPREDRLAGLPRSQQHKHQPLFLEKKKEDPGRLGPPQSTWELEGEELQQNQEKGAPRTGMCLENSTPSIQGQGKGTKGTLKEVIGTDTEGRGVLLSAEGQRTIDGTYEGEAERSHIHRLLASSPKEMIRDAVSGSRQGGKVPSIPREFWVLQGLETKEGSTTEKPQEQIGVTHATTREEQAEMALQDVVKSLRHGLQKTMEQAQHQERLLKEQEGELKALQEQLNSRHSPSGLGSQTPTSPQRAARIVNMPSRKLHFKMEMF
- the RUFY4 gene encoding RUN and FYVE domain-containing protein 4 isoform X1, with translation MAEEGAIFKMTSDLKAVISAILQGYGGGQQPVTDTSAELHRLCGCLEQLLQFDQKEQKSFLRPRKDYWDFLCTALWRQRGDMEPVHFVHSQEKLKTPLGKGRAFIRFCLAHGQLAESLQLCLLNPELTRKWYGPRSPLLCPELQEDILDSLYALNEVTFDLDLQRPDLDGAWPMFSESRCSNSNWTQGRRPRKIKDSPKEISPTYGDPTGGHPEEPHTRQASSLRDAPREDRLAGLPRSQQHKHQPLFLEKKKEDPGRLGPPQSTWELEGEELQQNQEKGAPRTGMCLENSTPSIQGQGKGTKGTLKEVIGTDTEGRGVLLSAEGQRTIDGTYEGEAERSHIHRLLASSPKEMIRDAVSGSRQGGKVPSIPREFWVLQGLETKEGSTTEKPQEQIGVTHATTREEQAEMALQDVVKSLRHGLQKTMEQAQHQERLLKEQEGELKALQEQLNRCQEERARLQAELEHNQQEAERKGAMHEEELGGQRDLVRAMKRRVLELIQEKDNLWQKVQHLSSLAPGCCVVCNKIFSRLSRRYLCRLCGGLVCHACSVDFKKKECHCPPCSQRREAQVL